One Rhineura floridana isolate rRhiFlo1 chromosome 14, rRhiFlo1.hap2, whole genome shotgun sequence genomic region harbors:
- the BCL2L10 gene encoding bcl-2-like protein 10, whose translation MPGALREETAQLMADYLQHRLGGAALPPSRTAETLRRVADELESRERPFFRDACAAAALPEPGEAAALLGRVAAQMEAEGGLNWGRVVALVVFAGNLAAALAERGAREETGALTEALAAYLAGEKREWLEAHGGWDGFYHFFNKHGSDAADQNSTISNAIMAAAGFGLAGLAFLLAVR comes from the exons ATGCCGGGCGCGCTGCGAGAAGAGACGGCGCAGCTGATGGCCGACTACTTGCAGCACCGGCTCGGGGGCGCGGCGCTGCCGCCCAGCCGCACGGCAGAGACCCTGCGGCGGGTGGCCGACGAGCTGGAGAGCCGCGAGAGGCCCTTTTTCCGCGACGCCTGCGCGGCGGCGGCCTTACCGGAACCCGGCGAGGCGGCTGCCCTGTTGGGCCGGGTGGCGGCGCAGATGGAAGCGGAGGGCGGCCTCAACTGGGGCCGGGTGGTGGCGCTGGTCGTGTTCGCCGGCAACCTGGCCGCCGCGCTGGCGGAGCGCGGAGCTCGCGAGGAGACGGGCGCGCTGACGGAGGCGCTGGCCGCCTACTTGGCCGGGGAGAAGCGGGAGTGGCTGGAGGCGCACGGCGGCTGG GATGGTTTCTACCACTTCTTCAATAAACATGGCTCTGATGCAGCTGACCAGAACAGTACCATAAGCAATGCTATAATGGCGGCAGCTGGCTTTGGTCTGGCCGGGTTGGCCTTTCTCTTGGCGGTGCGATAA